The DNA region gagagtatggtgctaacttgctcctaaaaaaagatacagcgtgttcaaaactcgtctaaaacgtgttttttgctcgaaaatcacgttttagacgagttttgaggacgctgtatcttctttcagggacatgctagcaccatactcttttcgggaaagttgtagagcacctttcagagcatccgaatatgaatccggatttagtacagcttgaaacgtggattttataaatatcaaaattcaaaaaaatggtttttcccatacaaatttatatggaaaattgaatcgctttgcgcaaagtgaggactaaaccaatcatgcccaaactttggggagttgtttaggaccccaaaaggaactggaaaagtgctgtgctggaaaatcgattttgatattacaccctattgtccatacaaaaaaaaaaaaaaaacatttttgtttagagcgtggacaatcgccgacaattttggagttttttgaattttgaaagcatctctatttttgtttgtttttcagaattcaagaatgtaaaaaaattggaatattGTACCTTAAAAAtcctagtttaaaaaaaataggatttattttttagatttgagtgcggtgcctgtgtggacgcgcaatcctgttttttttcgttttattttccgtctcttttgtgtcgctatttgtgtacatggggtgattggtcattataattaaataatggcatcagtagtgcggtgcctgtgtggacgcgcagtcctgttttttcgtgttattttccgtctcttttatgtcgctgttcgagtgtatggggtgattggtcagtataattaaataatggcatcagtagtgcggtgcctgtgtggacgcgcaatcctgttttttttcgttttattttccgtctcttttgtgtcgctatttgtgtacatggggtgattggtcattataattaaataatggcatcagtagtgcggtgcctgtgtggacgcgcagtcctgttttttcgtgttattttccgtctcttttgtgtcgctatttgtgtacatggggtgattggtcattataattaaataatggcatcagtattgcggtgcctgtgtggacgcgcagtcctgttttttcgtgttattttccgtctcttttgtgtcgctgttcgagtgcatggggtgattggatttcttcttcttctttttcattaatttttgttcacgcgttcgttggccgatgaattttattttgttctctttatatagttttcgatagaaacgatccgatttttgttttttgagacaagcaagtcgtattgctggattaagtcctttccatatcatcgaggatcggaaggcacgtcgacggatatgttttaaggcttatgatataaaataattttaatgaatgaagcccttcctacatcaccgttgatcggaaggcacgccgacggagaatttctggagaatcgcggtcgaattaatactatatttaaatccctagataggtatctttccgcagccggctgcctaagatttttaaaatttcaaccgataaacaaattgctcatggtcgcatcacctaccacagtgaatcctgacctcatacccatcttactaacccctcaaaactcatgtgatactctgtcggagacgcagtcgatttggcggtcccatcactcaagtatcggctaacattcccatccacttccccgtgtcttaccactggtcgtggccggcgtcggtattgatcagcacgatagggacctttgaaaattgcgaaggggtgatgattggttcctacttttcatctgtggtccacggagcaatgtttgggggtcctggtcaataacgaagtagcagctacgggtagacaccaatgctatgctatgctaataggatttattttttagatttttaaaatttaaaaatagtagaattttaataatgtaagattttctgaatttttaataagcagtattttcgaatttcaaaagttctaaaaaatagaaaaattaaaatgttttgacgttaaaaattacagaaattaacAATCTTtgaatcattgattttttgttttatggacCTTTGTAcaatttcccaaaaagtgtccacgtggttttggGATGACccctacattttattttattttgttcatgattcgattatccaaagtcacATTCGGatcatcggataatcgaaacttcaggtAATCGAGACTTCGGATattcgagtctagactgtatcaATGCTTCAATTccctaaatattaaataaaattaagttttggagtttttaatgctgaaataaaaaaaaaaaaaaaaaaaaacaatcatattTTGCATTACAGTTTTTGAGATTAAggggaaacgtttttttttcttgatttttattaatCCATTTTCGAACTCGACAAATTGCTTTCTACCGTCATATTTATCTGCTGCAACACACTCAACTTTTCTGATTTCgacgtgttcggtttttgacgATTCGATAAAAACTCGTTTTATATTtttaccttgaataaacaacgTACCAGAGCACGCAATTtccaatggaaatagaagtgcaatcaacaaaaaataaaaagttagcAATTCTCAAACAATTCTCGATATTTTGTGTGTTTCGAGGTTTGAAATGTGTCCCAAGTAAATGTccagtagggtgacaagaaaaattgaaaatttcggaaaatcgcaagagataccccctggattgattctttaggcaaaaacaagtaactgtgccaattttgagccaaatcggttaaggctaaggggtcgcttttcatcgttgaagtttatatggggaaaatcgcaaaaatgtatggggaaaaacatcgcttcaggatttttgcagcaggtggcgcaggtctcgtccaaaattttccaagtgtgagattcttgtaggaaatttaattacctacaacttGGTAGAAGGGTGCAatacgatccgagttgatcctgatgagttattagcaatgcgatgaaaagaaattggtttatatacttgaaagtatacaaggggtatataggaagtatataagaaaatattttttttctagaaaaatcaccaaaaatcaggatcaactcggatcgttttgcacccttcgacaaagttgtagggagttatatttcctacaagaatctcacacttggacaattttgggcgagacctgcgccacctgctgcaaaaatcctgaagcaatgtttttccccatacattttcgtgattttccccatataaacttcaacgatgaaaagcgaccccttagccttaaccgatatggctcaaaattggcaccgaTACTTATTTTTACATTAGGAATCAagtcagagggtatctctgatgtcgattttttttattgtcaccctagtgtCTAGCGTACATGCGTTATTTTTTTCCGATGGATTTCCGCTCATTGCTCAAATGTCACCCTCTTTCCTTCCCAGAGCCAACCATAATAATCCTTTCCTCCTTGCGCCCGAGGGGCGATTCGCAGTTGATTTCTGCACGAATAAGAATATAAAAAGGAAAAGCAAATCGAAAGAAACCAGCACAATtcccatattattttttttcgttgctctGCTTCGTCAAGTGACAAGCTATCATGTTTCTCCCATCCAGCACTACTGCTACTGCTGATATATAGATTGCACATTCTAACGCTCTGTAACCCCATTTCGGGGGAACCGGATGTCCGGTTTaattttcttgcttttttttcgcgtttgaTTTGTGTGTCGTAGATGTATGTTGCACTTTTTTTGACCTGCTTCACTTTGTcgagctctttttttttttttttgattggggGTGTATTCTGGAAGACGGTCATTTCAACAGTGTTTGTCCATTTCTTTCTCTTTCTTCCTTGGTGTTCTTCTTGTTCTCGCTCTACGAATCCCTTGTTGAACTGTGTGTTCAGGTTATGGTTATGGCTCGCAGCAGACGACAACGACGAACAACAGCAGCAGTGGCAGTGCTTCGTTCCAGTATCCTCCGTTCAGCGGCGTAGGAGACGCTCCGGCCTGGTCCAATGGAACCGACAGTATCGCTATAATAGGTGGTgggtacaacaacaacaacaacaacaatagtaGCAACAAAGCCAACAGCAGCACCAATAGCAATAGCACTCGTAGCGCCGCAGCTGTCCAGCATCAtctgcagcaacagcagcagcagcagcagcagcttcaccACCATCTTTCCTCTTCTGTACCGCAACCAATATCCAACACCCATCAAActccccaccaccaccaccaccaacaacaacaccatTATGGCAGTAGCAACGCTCACGGTAAAACCCCGTTGGCCGGACGTGTCCACGAGCCTCTTTTGTTTCTCCTCCACCAAGTCTGAcagttcttttgtttttttttttcttcctccaccaacaacaacaacaaaacccacATCACCCACGTCCTTTCGCTTTTGTTACGACACttgaaacattcaaaacatTGCTTTCTTACCCGGTAGATACGTAGAAGAGTACAATATCTTGGGTTCTAATCGGAAGTTTGCATTCTCTCTCCCCTCAAAAAGGAAATGATTACAACAACTCATGGGGATCGCAGCAAATGAACCACGGTCACGCTGGTGCTGGTGCCACCGGAGGAGGATACTCGCAAAGAAAGCCGTACGATGACAGCAGCTATCAACACCGGAATCATCAGGGAGGAGGATATCACCAGGGTCACGATGGAATTAAGGTAATAAAATTCTAAGTTTCGATTttccaaagttcgattatccgaaagtttctaaaaaatttCGAACCACTATCAGACCACACCTAACgcattcggagcgtttggtacggtatgtccacgcatccttcctccccggttgattctgtgaaatgtggtcCGTTCACACAATTTGTCTCTGCGCGGTGAATGCAACGcggtaggcctggccgcttttccTTTTGCTGTACATTTTCTGGTTTACTCGGATGTACCGCAATCATTAAacgcatgttttttttccaggaTGCTTCCTTGGGACTGGCTGCtcttgtgtttgattagattagatgggAAAAAgagaatgtatattttaatttaagtattttttgtccttcCCTTAACCCTCTACCACTCtaccaaccaatttttgatctttaaaatacattggaaaaaagaacacttaaaattttagaaaattttaggtttggaagttttacttgttttatgtgactttgccagtgttttaaaaatgtattttttttggggtcaactttggctgtgttttttactaacatttcctatattttaagtaaaaataagtatgcagtaatttttgtagtgtcccagactatgcttctacgtatttgtttacaatataaatgataatggtgccattctatagtagaaaatgtgaaaaacaagtaaaaaattgaaaaaaagactgtaaaacatgaaaaaattagataggcaaaatgtatgaAAGGAGGtgttagaataggccaaatactaccaaaaacaaaaataaactaaacaagataaatgaaaattaaaatactaaaaatgaaacaagaaaaacctaaaacaagagaagtgacGTTTTTCGTACAACAAAAGTTGATCAAAATGACCtcttgaacacgggaaaaataaaaattttcgaaaaaaaaaatttgtgcaGTAGAGGgtaaaaactgtttaaaaaaatctgaggtaaaaaaaaatgttttgctaaaaataaataaaacggtTCCCCTTCAAAGGAATTTGTTATGGGTTTTGATACAAGATTTTGGAAAATAGActtgtaatttgaaatttagtttgaaaagttaaacttttcagcacccaacaAGGTTCTGCCCCTTCAAAACTTATCCAAAAATTCAGGTTCCTACTCAAGCAACAATTCCTCtacaattgttttgaaaattggtcGACTCCGACTACGGCTTCTCAGAATTTGTCAGCTCTGACTCCCGATTCGTAAAAAAGACCCGACTATCGCTCTGACTTTCGGAGTGGAGTTtagatgtttttatttatttttttaagcatagaatgtttaaatacaaatatttgagattttataaatctaagaatttttaaatcttagaattatacatttaaaaaaaaattagaatttaaaaatgttggacctaccgtcatcaggggtgacattgggtcatacaaaattctgcatttttgtatgacccaatctcacctcccagacccaatgtcacccctgatgacgttaattaattttccattttagaattttaaactcTCGTAGATTTtcttatttcagaattttagagtttcagaacatttcaatgttaagaattaaaaaaatattttacaattttgtgaaCTGCGGAATTTATATctggagttattttttaaaaggtccaataaaccaaatttccagtttttgctttttgggtgtttttgaagccgccttgagccaggggtattaaaaacacacacaaaaagcaaaaactgaaaattttgtttagtggaccttttcaaaaatactccaaatatgttgtatatattttttattttggaagcaaaatattttagaatctaaaaatgcaagaatttgtaattttagaatttaagattttttgaaatttcacgatttaaaaatttttgaattatttattgtagaattttagtttttttattatttttaaattttatagggttttaaaattttagattttttttattttagaatgctttgattcagaattttagagtttcagAACATATGAAtgtgaagaataaaaaaaatgtacaaatttttgaatatcgGAATTaagatgttatttttttagtttggaaacacagatttttttaaacaatatattttagaatctaaaaattcaagaattttgaattttattttttttaagtttttaaaatttcaggatttaaaaaaattagattttttattttagagttttagaattttttgttttaaaattttagaggcttttaaaattgcagaattttttattttagaatttttgttttgcctttcttacaaaagaaaggtttaaggtttgcttttggaaaaacgcttttttccagaaatctaaaaaaatcgtgcacggcgaggattcgtcccaggaaaaaatcctattactaaattgaaggtttagatgcgctctttcgattgaattttcgcccgaaacccggaactcaaagtctgatttttgagagctctttttctgaaatacatggccgatgtctgtatccgctcttaaaaatttgtgtcttccatcactggaaaaccgctcgtaaaacccacaatttttaaaagccagatctgtagccgtggggtcggagacgaacattttatttttcgattcacaattttcgaccagtaaatgtggtcaaagccatttttagaggtattttttggactattttacagataacactatcaaatttaaagaattcagtttcaaacaaaaagccattcgaaaacatgcgccataaactgtttgggcccaaaatttgaagcttttccaaaatgtatttccagagatatagcgattttagtgtttttcgtcttatttttaccctatttattcctattaaatttttggatttatacaaaatcatatactgaacatcaaattcaagtcccggctcgttctcgctcgacaagtcgtcaagtcgaagcttcatcgccagcgcttttacgcttgcgcgttttacgctgcgcgtgaaagtgttctttctggcttttCATAactgatcgacaaagtgcaatagcgatacatatttttttttaagttaatcatagactaacattatagactgagtaaccgttatttttttctaataatgtcaatccaatatgtttttcttaattaaattcaaatgtcttgcgacaaaaaaatggcatttgaggtttagtcttaaaagattcgaagctttaggtaaaattctcactggatggtatgattatgtttttgaaaaaataattgcaccattatatttctcggagtttcatcattttgtaagaaaggctctatttcacctctggtgctattaaatcgggtttttgaattttagagtttcagatcatttaaatgttaaaaattaaagtatatattgtgcatttttttaatttctgaatttagatgttatttttttttatattggcatagaattttgaaatcaagttaATTTAGCATCTAAAAATGCAAGAATTTGTAATCTTTGaatcttagattttttattgtagaattaaagaattttttattttaaaattttagagtttcAGAACATTTAAAtgttaagaatatttttttttcattcatttgaatttctggaattagatgttatattttttatttattttggaagcacagaatttttaaatcaaaacattttttgaatctaaaaatgcaataatttttaaaatttcaggatttaaaatttttagattttttgttttagaatttaaggattttttaatttaaaaatttaaaatttttagagatttcaaatctttgatttttttttgttcttgaatattttgttttagaaatttagagttTCAGAacatttaataattttgtaatttagatgccatcatttttttttgaatggaagcatacaattttgaatcgaaatattttagaatcagaaaatattcgaatattcaattttataatttcaaaagtttgatttttttttggatttaaaaaattttattttagaatttcaagttttacatttttttgttatagaatttttaagttacaaaacatttcaaatcttagagttttttttttattttagattttaaaatttaactgtttagaattttaaaattaaataaaaaactacTTTGTAATCTAGCATTAGATTAtatgttgtttaaaatttattttggatgcatggaatttttaaataaaaatattttagaatgtaTGAATctctgaattttgaaattttggattcACAGAGATttaaaatataagaattttcgaatttttgactttaatacaaatttttaatcTCAAAATCAATGCTGGAATAatttaatctttaaattttagaatcttatcttagaacttaaaaaataaaatttaaaaaattctaactgTAGAGTTTTAATAACTTTAGattttgtaatttcaaatatttaaatttttgaattttaaatctattgacattaaaatttcagcaatgtagAATCTTTGAATCCTAAATTTTTTGTAGTATAGAAAACTGTCAACATGGGGTGAAGGGAGGGAAGGGAAGGGGGTCATCTTGAATTTCTCACGTGTCCATGTCATGTATGGGTGACCCCTTAatgttttttctgaaaattttaattttagatggcggccaaaatggcggtgataaaaTATTGGGAATATACACTtggtacagttcagactcggttatccgaagcctcaattatccgaagtttcgattatccgaaggtttgtatgggacttcgaaaaatcgaatcacaaacaaaaaaaaaattcgtgtttttattttttcttgcttttaacataaaattcggactccgcgaccccattttagtcaaatttgaatggttgaatgcctattcaattaaaaaatgcatttttttttcaatatttcatcaccgttaTTTTGGTTACCATTTtggatttgaaaattctgaatcactttagagtagctcaacaaccaaaaataagacaacaaaaaaaatgttttttcgtgattcgtttatccaatgtttcgattatccgcagtgaaattttgtcaaggccttcggataatcgagtgtgGACTGCATTTTAATAGGCATCAACCATTCCatctgatgttaaaagtaagaaaataaaaataccgaCTCTGActcgacatttaaaaaatagtgtccacgtggtttatggtccCTAATTTGCTATTgtagaaggtattgttttgattcgcagcatGTCAAACCAGCTGTTGTGGATATACCTGGAACGCCGCAGAACGAGGATTCTCATTTATCCTTTTTGATTTCCAAATTCTCAAAGAAATCAAACAATTTCTCTGTACACCTTCAACTTAAATCAATTTCGACCCAATTAtcgtctgcaaaaaaaaaaaaaaaacttgctgtcAATCTGTAATACAACCGTGTATTTTCTTCTTTGCAGAATGTCGAACAAGGAATGCAGGGAATGGGCCTCGGCGGCCGAGGAGACCGCGACGTCGGCAACCATCACGGCAACTCGTCCTCGGCCCACGGTCGCGGCGGCGGTGCCCTATCCAAGTCAGACCAACATCACCAGCAACAGAAGGAAGCTCCCAAAAAGATGACCTGGGCGTCGATCGCGTCGCAGCCGGCTAAACCGCAAGTGAACACCACGAGTACCACGGTGAAGAAGAAGGGAATGGCCCCACCGCCGATGGTTCCGGGCAAGCACAACATGGACATCGGAACGTGGGACTCCCCGTCCAAGAATGGACCCGGGGCCGCGATGGTCCCGACGCCGACGCCACCTCCGATCGTACCGCCGCCGGTGATCGAACCGTCGCCGTTGGCCGAACCTCCGGCACCGGTTAAGGGGGCGACCCCGATGGGTGGCAATCACcatccgcagcagcagcagcagcagcagcaccaacaggcgcatcatcatcagcaacaacagcagtaTCAGCAACATCATCagcatcaacagcagcagcaacagcagaacATGGGACCACCTCCGGGAGCGCAAAACACCCGTTGGCCAACGATTGGCCAAGCGCAGAATCCGCCTCCGGCACCaacgcaacagcagcagcagaaccaaTCCGGAGGAATGATGGCTCATCCGCCGCAGCAGCCGCGTCAAGATCATCGTCCGTACCACCAACAACAGCAGGGTGGTCCGCAAAACAACCGAAATAACTACTCGGGGCCGCCTCCGTCGTACCATcatcagcaacagcaacagcagcagcaaccgccTTCGATGCAACAACAACAGCCACCGCCGCAGCATCCTCGCCAGAGCCAGAATCATCACGGAGGACCACCTCCGGCGCCGGTGCATCATCAGCAAGCCGAACGCGGCGGATCGTACCAACAACCGCCTCCGCAAGCACCTCTGCACCGACAGCCGCAAGCTCCACCACCCCAGCAGGATCAACCGGACCGCGTCCGTGGAAACGGACCAATCTATCACGACAACCCGCCGGTTCAACCGGCACCGCAGCCGCAACAAGCGCCGTCAGTTGTGCAGCCACCACCGCCAGCACGCTCGCCGACTCCGAGCGCAGCAGTGGCCGCGGAAGTTGCTCCGGCGCCCGTCGTCATCAACCAGCTGCAGAGCAAGAACAACTACAATCCGCCCACGTGCGACATGCTCGACACGGCCCACCTGGCCCGGTTCTTCGTGATCAAGTCCTACTCGGAGGATGACATCCACCGCAGCATCAAGTACGAGATCTGGTGCTCGACCGAACACGGCAACCAGCGGCTCGATCAGGCGTACCGCGAGCGCGAAGAAAAGGGCGGCATGGTCTATCTGTTCTTCTCCGTCAACGGGTCGGGCCACTTTTGCGGGATCGCCCAAATGATGACGGCCGTCGACTACAACTCGATCTCGAGCGTTTGGTCGCAGGACAAGTGGAAGGGCACCTTCAAGGTGCGCTGGATCTACGTCAAGGACGTCCCGAACGGCCAGCTGCGTCAAGTTCGGCTGGAAAACAACGAGAACAAACCCATCACGAACTCGCGCGACACGCAGGAGGTGCCGAACGCCAAGGGTCTGCAAGCGCTCAAGATCATCCACTCGTACAAGCACACGATGTCGATCTTTGACGACTTTATCCACTACGAGCAGCGCCAGCTTGAGGAGGACACCAAGAAGCACGAACCGCCGGCACCGCAGTACGGCCGGGACGGTGGACGATCGTACGGGGATCGCGGTGGCAGCTACGGAAGCGGTGGCTACAACAAGTACAACGATCGCGATGGAGGTGGCGACGGGTACAACTCGCGCGGTTACGAAGCACGAAGCTACCAGAGCAGCGGCTACAACAAGGGTAGTTATGGTAGGTCATCTACAATCATGTACAATAATACCCTCTAATACAAACCCACTTTTTTCCAGGAGGTTACAACAACCGAGGTGGCAGCCAGTACGGTGATCGCGACCGGGGCGGCTACCAGAGCTACGATCgtcgcaacaacaacaacaacagcggaAATGGAAGCAACAGCGGGGACGACCGGGACGGCAACAACTACTCGGACCGTCACGATGGTGGCGGTGGCGGAGGTGGATACCAGCGAAGCTATGGTCGGCCCAATCGGGACTACAACTATGGGCGGGACGAGAACCGTGGGCGGAACGAGTTCCGCAGTGGTGACGATGGGTACAGATCGCGGGGACCGCCGCCGGCGGCGTCTGGATCGGAAGTCGAGGGTGGTAATTCGGTGGCTGCGGACAATAATGGCGGTGGCTATCGGAGCGCTTCGCGTGATCATTATCGGGCTGGGAACTGAGGCGGATTGGAGGTGGGTTTAGGTATTTGTTTGATTGGCTTGTCAATGATTGTTTACGTTCTTTGTTGACTTTTTTACAGGTACAAGCGGAAACTTTGGACTGTTTTATAAAATGATgtgtttttcattttgaacTGTGACTTAAATTTCGGTTGTGAACCCTTATTTAGAGAAAATATATTTCGCCTTTGTAAAGGtttactgataaaaaaaaaaacatttttcggtTGGAAGAAATGATTTACAAATATGGAAGCTCATCCTgcggtttatttttaattaccgGCTTTGAAAGCAGAAGTGCTACAAGTACATTTTCCCAGAAATCTTCGCAAACTTTTTGGGAAATTTGGGAAAAATGCCGCAAAGTTACCCGTGATGTAATACCACTTTGAGACATTTAGCAATAAGCTTTCAACCAAGCCCTAACTCCTGCTGGTGACCTGTTAGAGCGCTGGTGTTTTAGGAAATGTTGTTAAGCTActtatttcaagaaattttgacaTGGT from Culex quinquefasciatus strain JHB chromosome 3, VPISU_Cqui_1.0_pri_paternal, whole genome shotgun sequence includes:
- the LOC6043890 gene encoding YTH domain-containing family protein 1 isoform X1 — protein: MSTVSDQRMKGQGNHGYGYGSQQTTTTNNSSSGSASFQYPPFSGVGDAPAWSNGTDSIAIIGGNDYNNSWGSQQMNHGHAGAGATGGGYSQRKPYDDSSYQHRNHQGGGYHQGHDGIKNVEQGMQGMGLGGRGDRDVGNHHGNSSSAHGRGGGALSKSDQHHQQQKEAPKKMTWASIASQPAKPQVNTTSTTVKKKGMAPPPMVPGKHNMDIGTWDSPSKNGPGAAMVPTPTPPPIVPPPVIEPSPLAEPPAPVKGATPMGGNHHPQQQQQQQHQQAHHHQQQQQYQQHHQHQQQQQQQNMGPPPGAQNTRWPTIGQAQNPPPAPTQQQQQNQSGGMMAHPPQQPRQDHRPYHQQQQGGPQNNRNNYSGPPPSYHHQQQQQQQQPPSMQQQQPPPQHPRQSQNHHGGPPPAPVHHQQAERGGSYQQPPPQAPLHRQPQAPPPQQDQPDRVRGNGPIYHDNPPVQPAPQPQQAPSVVQPPPPARSPTPSAAVAAEVAPAPVVINQLQSKNNYNPPTCDMLDTAHLARFFVIKSYSEDDIHRSIKYEIWCSTEHGNQRLDQAYREREEKGGMVYLFFSVNGSGHFCGIAQMMTAVDYNSISSVWSQDKWKGTFKVRWIYVKDVPNGQLRQVRLENNENKPITNSRDTQEVPNAKGLQALKIIHSYKHTMSIFDDFIHYEQRQLEEDTKKHEPPAPQYGRDGGRSYGDRGGSYGSGGYNKYNDRDGGGDGYNSRGYEARSYQSSGYNKGSYGGYNNRGGSQYGDRDRGGYQSYDRRNNNNNSGNGSNSGDDRDGNNYSDRHDGGGGGGGYQRSYGRPNRDYNYGRDENRGRNEFRSGDDGYRSRGPPPAASGSEVEGGNSVAADNNGGGYRSASRDHYRAGN
- the LOC6043890 gene encoding YTH domain-containing family protein isoform X2; translated protein: MSTVSDQRMKGQGNHGNDYNNSWGSQQMNHGHAGAGATGGGYSQRKPYDDSSYQHRNHQGGGYHQGHDGIKNVEQGMQGMGLGGRGDRDVGNHHGNSSSAHGRGGGALSKSDQHHQQQKEAPKKMTWASIASQPAKPQVNTTSTTVKKKGMAPPPMVPGKHNMDIGTWDSPSKNGPGAAMVPTPTPPPIVPPPVIEPSPLAEPPAPVKGATPMGGNHHPQQQQQQQHQQAHHHQQQQQYQQHHQHQQQQQQQNMGPPPGAQNTRWPTIGQAQNPPPAPTQQQQQNQSGGMMAHPPQQPRQDHRPYHQQQQGGPQNNRNNYSGPPPSYHHQQQQQQQQPPSMQQQQPPPQHPRQSQNHHGGPPPAPVHHQQAERGGSYQQPPPQAPLHRQPQAPPPQQDQPDRVRGNGPIYHDNPPVQPAPQPQQAPSVVQPPPPARSPTPSAAVAAEVAPAPVVINQLQSKNNYNPPTCDMLDTAHLARFFVIKSYSEDDIHRSIKYEIWCSTEHGNQRLDQAYREREEKGGMVYLFFSVNGSGHFCGIAQMMTAVDYNSISSVWSQDKWKGTFKVRWIYVKDVPNGQLRQVRLENNENKPITNSRDTQEVPNAKGLQALKIIHSYKHTMSIFDDFIHYEQRQLEEDTKKHEPPAPQYGRDGGRSYGDRGGSYGSGGYNKYNDRDGGGDGYNSRGYEARSYQSSGYNKGSYGGYNNRGGSQYGDRDRGGYQSYDRRNNNNNSGNGSNSGDDRDGNNYSDRHDGGGGGGGYQRSYGRPNRDYNYGRDENRGRNEFRSGDDGYRSRGPPPAASGSEVEGGNSVAADNNGGGYRSASRDHYRAGN